Genomic window (Oncorhynchus mykiss isolate Arlee chromosome 21, USDA_OmykA_1.1, whole genome shotgun sequence):
TTATTGTCTGTTGTCAGTGGTTGCAATGACACTACGGATATTATACTGACGTTACTTTAGTAACGTTACCTGAAAGGAGCACATCAGGGTCTCGTCAACACTCATCATACCGCCGGCGTTGTCAAACTCTCCACAGTAGTTAGGAGCTGAGAACAGAGTCACCAGCTGCCGCTTGGCAAAGAACTCATAGCCATCCTCCACCACCTGGGGAAGACACACAGTCAGCAAATcagtggagtgggggggggggacacacagtCAGCACATCAGTGGAGTGTGGGGGGGACACACAGTCAGCAAATCGGTGAAGTGTGGGGGGGGAACACAGTCAGCACATCAGTGGAGTGGGGGGGGAAGACACACAGTCAGCACATCAGTGGAGTGGGGGGGACACAGTCAGCACATCAGTGGAGTGGGGGGACACACAGTCAGCACATCAGTGGAGTGGGGGGGAGACAGTCAGCACATCAGTGGAGTGGGGGGACACACAGCCAGCACATCAGTGGAGTGGGGGGGAGACAGTCAGCACATCAGTGGAGTGGGGGGACACACAGTCAGCACATCAAGGGAGTGGGGGGGACACACAGTCAGCACATCAGTGGAGTGGGGGGGGGACACAGTCAGCACATCAGTGGAGTGTGGGGGGGAACACAGTCAGCACATCAGTGGAGTGGGGGGGAAGACACACAGTCAGCACAtcagtggaggtggggggggggggacacacagtCAGCACATCAGTGGAGTGGGGGGGACACAGTCAGCACATCAGTGGAGTGGGGGGGACACAGTCAGCACAtcagtggaggtgggggggggggacacacagtCAGCACATCAGTGGAGTGGGGGGGACACAGTCAGCACATCAGTGGAGTGGGGGGGACACAGTCAGCACATCAGTGGAGTGGAGGGGGACACACAGTCAGCACATCAGTGGAGTGGGGGGGACACAGTCAGCACATCAGTGGAGTGGGGGGGACACAGTCAGCACATCAGTGGAGTGGGGGGGACACAGTCAGCACATcagtggagtggggggggggagacacacagtcagcacatcagtggagtggggggggggggagacacacAGTCAGCACATCAGTGGAGTGGGGGGGAGACACACAGTCAGCACATCAGTGGAGTGGGggggagacacacacagtcagcacATCAGTGGAGTGGGGGGGGACACACAGTCAGCACAtcagtggaggtgggggggggagaCACACAGTCAGCACATCAGTGGAGTGGGGGGGGCACAGTCAGCACATCAGTGGAGTGGGGGGGGACACAGTCAGCACATCAGTGGAGTGGGGGGGGACACAGTCAGCACATCAGTGGAGTGGACCATCGAAGTCATGAAGTGTAACTACATCAGTGTGTtgctataattaagcaataaggcccgaggaggtttggtatatggctaagggctgttctttggcacaatgcaacgcggagtgcctggacacagcccttagccattaaggcctgaggaggtgttgttagtctaaaagaaatggtagataatgtctagatgctttttatagtggagatcaagtttataaagtgCCTGggtgggctgatgagacagtggattgcgcagtcagatggaacagagtaaataggcattttaacgtcatagatttagctggtggtaacttgtggaatagacaccggctggaatgcggttttaaccaatcagcattcaggattagtcCCACCCAATGTttaaatggccaatataccacggctaagggctgttcttatgcacaacgcaatgcagagtgcctggacacagcccttagccgtggtatattggccatataccacaaacacctgaggtaccttattgctattataaagtgGTTACTAACGTAATCagagaagtaaaaataaaaagttgTTAAGTATCTCAACAGCAATGGGGAAGTGTTTTAAGATTTGATACTTTAGGTTTATGGGAACTGGAGCTGTCAATTGTCTGTGTAGCAGTGTTTGGGTGGATGTACTGGACTACTCTGATGTCTTGTTTCGACTACAATGACAGGTCAGTTGATGGTTACAGTACCTGGTGGGCTCTGCAGATGAGGTCCAGATCGTGACGGTTGAGGAACTTGCTGACCACATCAGCCCCAAACGTGAACGAGACCCCGCGGTCGTTCTCCCCCCAACCCTGAACATCTTTGTCTGGGTCCGACCACAGCAAGTCGCACAGCaaccctggaacacacacacacacacacacacggatctgAGATGTGTAAAATGGCCTCACGGTCCAGTAGTTCACATCACTCCCATATAAGGAGATGTTTGCTAGAAAGGTCTGATGAGCAGATACTAGATCCCTTGGGTTTTCTGTGACTTATTCAATGATTCTCAGAACCTTATTTAGATGTAACTATACATAGGTCTACTGTATTGACATAACAATGGGTTGATCACGTAGTCATTAAAATGATGTTTAAACAACTCATCTAAATGGTAATGTCAATATTCATTTGGTTTGGAGAATCAGAAACTCTTTAACAAAGAATTAGCTACACTGCCCAAAATCAGTACAATCTGGGATGACCCCTACTGTCTGCTAAAGGATATAGCACATGTTTTTGTAAACAGCTTGGAGAGttggagaggagtgtgtgtgtgtgtgtattactatCCTCGTGGGGACATTTTGCAGGCCCACAcaaggacaaaggctattttaggcttaggtttagtgttacaattagggttaggggttaggtttaggagttagattTAGGTTAGGGGTtgtttaggggttaggagttaggggttaggtttaggttaggagttaggataaGCGGTTGTttaggtgttaggggttaggtttaggttagggttaggataagcggtcgtttaggggttaggagttaggttaggagttagggttaggataagggttgtttaggggttaggtttagggttaggataagggttgtttaggggttaggagttaggtcaGGAGTAGGGTTAGTATAAGGGTTGTTtaggggttaggataagggttgtttagaggttaggagttaggtcaggagtagggttaggataagggttgtttaggggttaggagttaggtcaggagtagggttaggataagggttgtttaggggttaggagttaggtcaggagttagggttaggataagggttgtttaggggttaggagttaggtcaggagttagggttaggataagggttgtttaggggttaggtttagggttaggataagggttgtttaggggttaggagttaggtcaggagtagggttaggataagggttgtttaggggttaggagttaggtcaggagttagggttaggataagggttgtttaggggttaggagttaggtcaggagttagggttaggataagggttgtttaggggttaggagttaggtcaggagttagggttaggataagggttgtttaggggttaggagttaggtcaggagttagggttaggataagggttgtttaggggttaggagttaggtcaggagttagggttaggataagggttgtttaggggttaggtttagggttaggataagggttgtttcggggttaggagttaggtcaggagtagggttaggataagggttgtTTAGGGGTTAGGAGAAATAGGATTCTGAATATAAATCTATTTTAGGTCCGAGAAAGGACAGTAAAAcatatctctgtgtgtttgtgtgtgtacaataTGTaccatttgaatgcacagagataccgtgatgagatcctgaggcccattgtgaggcccactTCTTTTAAGGTGTCTGTGGCCAACAGatgcgtatctgtattcccagtcatgtggaatccatagattagagcctaatgaatttatttcaattgactgatttcgtgatatgaactgtaactcagtaaaagctTTTAAAACGGTTGCGTTtcatatttttcttcagtatatGTGTATGTACATGTGCATCCATCTGTGTGTATGTGGACCTACCGGTGTCAGGGACGTCTGTGGGTCTCATGATACGACGGAtctgctccatagactgcaggtCTGGAGAGAGGCCTGGTAGGAGACAGAGGAgcgcagagacagagacaacagCACTCAGTCATCCAAAATGCataaaaaccacacacacatttcaAGGTTAGTTTCCCTGCCAGGACCAGCACGTAGTAGGAGAGGCACTGCTGTGCACAGAGCCTTTATTTCACTTAATCATAGTCATGACTCATGTCTAATGCCTGCTTGCGTTATTATATATACTGTAACTATTTAATACCTATGTAGTATGTAATCATTATTCCAACGCTACATATTCACTTTCTGAGCAAGACAAAACTCTCCATGCTGTtataacaaccacatcattcaGACAGGGAGTTTGAGTGACAGCTCTTCCAGCAGTACCTCCATGGCAACAGAAGATCTTCTCATCTACGATGGCAGCGATGGGAAGGCAGTTGAAGCAGTCCGTAAATGTCTTCCACAGCTTTATGTTGAATCTGCGCTTACCTAGAGAAACATTGAGAGATGACGTTTAAATATACTTCATACAATCATCTGGGATCTTCTAGACTCATGTCAGACAGTGTGTGCAAGTGTATTCATCTGCAACTTTACTCTTGTCACAGAGGCTGTATGTGTTCAATGGCAAATAAACATGAATTAGGTGTGTGCCGGGTGGGTATTTAGCTCAATTACTTGTATGATACACTAACAAGTGCATGAGGCAatgtattgatgtgtgtgtgtgtgtgtgtgtgtgtgtgtgtgtgtgtgtgtgtgtgtgtgtgtgggtgtgtgtgtgcgcgcgcagagtgtgtgtgtgtgtgtgtgtgcgcagagtgtgtgtgtgtgtgcatgcatgcatactaCTCACACTCATCATAGAAGCCATAGATGCGGTTGATGGAAGCACACTCGTGGTTGCCCCTGAGGAGGAAGAAGTTCTCAGGGTATTTGATCTTGTAGGCCAGCAGTAGACAAATGGTTTCCAGGGACTGCTTGCCTCGGTCCACGTAGTCCCCCAGGAACAGGTAGTTGGCCTCGGGCGGGAAGCCCCCGTACTCAAAGAGCCGCAGCAGGTCTGTGTACTGGCCGTGGATGTCACCTGAGGAGGCCAATGAATGAATAATAGGTCTTGAACTGGACAACTCATCATCAGCCACCATCCTCATCATCACCACCTACCACAGATTTTGAGGGGAGCCTCCAATTCCAACAGGATGGGCTGGCTGAGGAAGATCTCTCTGGACTTGATGCAGAGGCCTCTCACCTCAGCCTCTGACATCTGCACAATCTTCCCTGGGCGACATCCCCgcactgacacacagagacacagacacacagagatacagagacacagagacacagttagaTTTGATGGCAAAGAGTGCTAGAACTTAAACGCACATTTCCCTCGTCAATGGAACTTTGTCAGATGTTTCCAAACCTCAAAAGTAGAGTAATGTCAAGATGAAACCACACCCCACGACATTGGTTGTGGTTCTGTCTTGACAGACTACACTAAAAGGTCTCAAAACATCTCACAAACTTCGCTTTGAAAGTGTCATGTCCCCATCTCATCTGTGGTGACAATTCACTTTTCTGCCAGGTGCAACAGGCCTACATTTTGTATGTGAGGGTGTTCCTTTATTGCTACTCAGAAGTCAGAGTGCAGCACTACCAAGGCTGAAGTGACGACTGGAGGGAAGTGaagtggaggagggggtggagggtggggggCAGTGAACTAGTCCAGTTCAGGGTACGAGCGCAGGCACAACACTATACTAAGCAGGTACCCCCTACTACCACGCAACACTACTTCCTTTTACTTACTTTTCAAATCTGTGTTTATAACCACAACAGGAACACATGGTGAGTCAGTCCGGCCCAATGTCCCGAGGGTGAGGTTTTCATGAAACAGCCAAACAGGGTAAATATGGTAAAtactggtactgcctgtatataaccatgttattttcactcgttattgttattcactgtgtatttattcctcatggcACT
Coding sequences:
- the LOC110500690 gene encoding serine/threonine-protein phosphatase PP1-beta catalytic subunit isoform X2 produces the protein MRCLPGTVAAVSSGEKECCLRAPPTTEMAEGELDVDSLIARLLEVRGCRPGKIVQMSEAEVRGLCIKSREIFLSQPILLELEAPLKICGDIHGQYTDLLRLFEYGGFPPEANYLFLGDYVDRGKQSLETICLLLAYKIKYPENFFLLRGNHECASINRIYGFYDECKRRFNIKLWKTFTDCFNCLPIAAIVDEKIFCCHGGLSPDLQSMEQIRRIMRPTDVPDTGLLCDLLWSDPDKDVQGWGENDRGVSFTFGADVVSKFLNRHDLDLICRAHQVVEDGYEFFAKRQLVTLFSAPNYCGEFDNAGGMMSVDETLMCSFQILKPSEKKAKYQYGGMNSGRPVTPPRTVVPPKKR
- the LOC110500690 gene encoding serine/threonine-protein phosphatase PP1-beta catalytic subunit isoform X1, which codes for MRCLPGTVAAVSSGEKECCLRAPPTTEMAEGELDVDSLIARLLEDLKMRGCRPGKIVQMSEAEVRGLCIKSREIFLSQPILLELEAPLKICGDIHGQYTDLLRLFEYGGFPPEANYLFLGDYVDRGKQSLETICLLLAYKIKYPENFFLLRGNHECASINRIYGFYDECKRRFNIKLWKTFTDCFNCLPIAAIVDEKIFCCHGGLSPDLQSMEQIRRIMRPTDVPDTGLLCDLLWSDPDKDVQGWGENDRGVSFTFGADVVSKFLNRHDLDLICRAHQVVEDGYEFFAKRQLVTLFSAPNYCGEFDNAGGMMSVDETLMCSFQILKPSEKKAKYQYGGMNSGRPVTPPRTVVPPKKR